A region from the Terriglobales bacterium genome encodes:
- the fusA gene encoding elongation factor G yields MKVYEGANVRNVAVVGHGHAGKTQLISAMLYTAGATPKLGRVDDGSATTDYDEEAIARQMTVTSGVACAEWKGTKINIIDTPGFNMFVHEAKMAMPAVEAVIVAVDGVGGVEVVTEKAWQYAEEYNLPRVIVGSRMDRERADAERMLESAVGAFGRAVIPVQLPIGSEKNLTGVVDLVKMKAFTYDMAGNGQGKESEIPAHLADAAKAAHEKLVELIAEGDDALMEEFFDQGTLSEEHLLTGLRKAVDARRIYPVLYTSGLGNIGADRLLQIVVDYMPAATQRPAVEAMPGSGNGSPQMRKVADNEPASLFVYKTLNDPFAGRISYFKVYSGVVKNDATLQNFTRSSSEKLAHVSVMQGKNMVPVNEIHAGDLGAVAKLRDTLTGDTLGDKGSPIQYPQVKLPEPAITFAIEPKTRADEDKLSNGISKLREEDAMLRFFRDEQTKEFLIAGTGQQHIEVTVSKLKKRFHTEVNLKAPKVPYRETIRGRADVQGRHKKQTGGHGQFGDCRIKMEPLPRGAKFEFVNEIFGGAIPKNFIPAVEKGIIEAAQRGFLAGYPVVDFKVVLYDGSYHDVDSNELSFKTAGRIAFKKAMEQAKPTLLEPIMKVEIEIPDEFAGGIMGDLNGRRGRIQGMDNKAGKTVIKAEVPMSEMLTYGVDLTSMTQGRGSFNMEMNHYDIVPAQQQEKIIENYKKSRGEEVAEEE; encoded by the coding sequence ATGAAAGTTTATGAAGGCGCAAACGTGCGTAATGTGGCGGTGGTCGGCCACGGCCATGCCGGCAAGACGCAACTGATTTCGGCCATGCTCTATACCGCGGGCGCCACTCCCAAGCTGGGGCGCGTGGACGACGGCAGCGCCACCACCGACTACGACGAAGAAGCCATTGCACGCCAAATGACGGTCACCAGCGGTGTCGCCTGCGCCGAGTGGAAAGGCACGAAGATCAACATCATCGATACCCCCGGCTTCAACATGTTCGTGCACGAAGCCAAGATGGCGATGCCGGCGGTGGAGGCCGTGATCGTCGCCGTCGACGGCGTAGGCGGCGTCGAGGTGGTCACCGAAAAAGCCTGGCAGTATGCCGAGGAGTACAACCTGCCGCGAGTGATTGTCGGCTCGCGCATGGACCGCGAGCGCGCCGATGCCGAGCGCATGCTGGAGTCCGCGGTCGGCGCCTTCGGCCGCGCCGTCATTCCCGTGCAACTCCCCATCGGCAGCGAGAAGAACCTGACGGGCGTGGTGGACCTGGTCAAAATGAAGGCCTTCACTTACGACATGGCCGGTAACGGTCAAGGCAAGGAAAGCGAGATTCCCGCCCATCTTGCCGATGCAGCCAAGGCGGCGCACGAAAAGCTGGTGGAACTGATCGCGGAGGGCGACGACGCCCTGATGGAAGAATTTTTCGATCAAGGCACCCTCAGCGAGGAACACCTGCTCACCGGCCTGCGCAAAGCGGTGGATGCGCGCCGCATCTATCCCGTGCTGTACACCTCGGGGCTGGGGAATATCGGCGCCGATCGGCTGTTGCAAATCGTGGTGGACTACATGCCGGCGGCGACGCAGCGGCCTGCCGTGGAGGCCATGCCCGGCTCCGGGAACGGTTCGCCGCAAATGCGGAAGGTCGCCGACAACGAACCGGCTTCGCTGTTCGTTTATAAGACCCTGAACGATCCCTTCGCGGGCCGCATTTCCTACTTCAAGGTATATTCCGGGGTAGTGAAGAATGATGCCACGCTGCAGAACTTCACCCGCTCGAGTTCGGAAAAGCTGGCGCACGTGTCGGTGATGCAGGGCAAGAACATGGTGCCGGTCAATGAGATCCATGCCGGCGACCTGGGCGCCGTCGCCAAACTGCGCGATACCTTGACCGGCGACACCCTGGGCGACAAAGGTTCCCCGATCCAGTATCCGCAAGTGAAATTGCCGGAGCCGGCCATCACCTTTGCCATCGAGCCCAAGACGCGCGCCGATGAAGACAAGCTGTCCAACGGCATTTCCAAGCTGCGCGAGGAGGACGCGATGCTGCGCTTCTTCCGCGACGAGCAGACCAAGGAATTCCTGATCGCGGGCACCGGCCAGCAGCACATCGAGGTGACGGTCTCGAAGCTGAAAAAGCGTTTTCACACCGAAGTGAACCTGAAAGCGCCGAAGGTGCCCTATCGCGAGACCATCCGCGGGCGCGCCGACGTGCAGGGTCGGCACAAGAAGCAGACCGGCGGCCACGGCCAGTTCGGCGACTGCCGCATCAAGATGGAGCCTTTACCACGGGGAGCGAAGTTCGAGTTCGTGAACGAGATTTTCGGCGGCGCCATCCCCAAGAACTTCATTCCCGCCGTCGAGAAGGGCATCATCGAGGCGGCGCAGCGCGGCTTCCTTGCCGGTTATCCGGTGGTGGACTTCAAGGTTGTGCTCTACGACGGTTCCTACCATGACGTCGATTCCAATGAATTGTCGTTCAAGACCGCGGGCCGCATCGCCTTCAAGAAAGCGATGGAACAGGCCAAGCCCACGCTGCTGGAGCCGATCATGAAGGTGGAGATAGAAATTCCCGATGAGTTTGCCGGCGGCATCATGGGCGATTTGAACGGGCGGCGCGGCCGCATTCAGGGCATGGACAACAAGGCCGGCAAGACGGTCATCAAGGCCGAGGTGCCGATGTCGGAGATGCTGACCTACGGCGTAGACCTGACCTCGATGACGCAGGGCCGCGGCTCGTTCAACATGGAAATGAACCACTACGACATCGTCCCCGCGCAGCAGCAGGAGAAGATCATCGAGAACTACAAGAAGTCGCGCGGCGAAGAGGTGGCGGAAGAGGAGTAG